The Stigmatopora argus isolate UIUO_Sarg chromosome 23, RoL_Sarg_1.0, whole genome shotgun sequence genome contains a region encoding:
- the svopl gene encoding putative transporter SVOPL isoform X11, protein MTEGAKIERVSAIYLQEVELTHRRNERTGNSAEPTFTVEEAVEHVGFGRFHLLLFVILGSANIVEAMEIMLLAVISPEIRCEWHLEDWQVALVSTMVFLGFMACGVLSGYVADQHGRRKVLVGGFVWSAYFSILTSFAPSYPWFIFLRSLVGCGVAAGSQGYVLKTEFIPSKYRAILLPVAAIFWMLGSVLIIFLGMLVVPTLGWRWMIRLSVVPSIFLLFLFRFIPESARFDVSAGNIAAAADTLRRIARMNNASLPPGRLAESMAKKRGRWKDLLTSTFRTTSLLLWYSWFVASLAYYGSVLSSSELLEKNLLCVTDGEHAHEVKRPPEDGRCYCIPFAQGDYHTLLISCLGEVSLIPVNILLLNVLGRRRSLLLLQLTSAIFFLLPSICTNSSGFTLLFFLLRSVVSMNFTVVYIYTAEVYPTVSRSLGMGTCTSVSRLGGMIAPFIAQKQWTQGWSLSNPLMCTAAPCSRLRSLRGGELPVAH, encoded by the exons ATGACCGAAGGCGCGAAGATCGAGCGGGTAAGCGCCATCTACTTACAGGAGGTGGAACTGACACATCGGCGAAATGAGCGAACGGGCAACAGCGCGG AACCGACGTTCACGGTGGAGGAAGCGGTGGAGCACGTGGGATTCGGGAGATTCCACCTCCTGCTCTTTGTCATCTTGGGAAGCGCCAAC ATCGTGGAGGCCATGGAGATCATGCTGTTGGCCGTCATTTCTCCCGAGATTCGTTGCGAGTGGCACCTGGAAGACTGGCAGGTGGCGCTGGTGTCTACT ATGGTGTTTCTCGGCTTCATGGCGTGCGGCGTGCTCAGCGGCTACGTGGCCGACCAACACGGCCGCCGGAAG GTTCTTGTCGGAGGTTTCGTGTGGAGCGCCTACTTCTCCATCCTCACCTCCTTTGCACCGTCCTACCCTTGGTTTATCTTCCTGCGGAGCTTGGTGGGCTGCGGCGTGGCGGCGGGCTCGCAGGG TTACGTTCTGAAGACTGAATTCATCCCGTCCAAGTACCGGGCCATCCTGCTGCCTGTGGCCGCC ATCTTCTGGATGTTGGGATCCGTGCTGATCATCTTCCTGGGAATGCTGGTAGTCCCCACGCTGGGATGGAGGTGGATGATCCGCCTGTCGGTGGTCCCGAgcatcttcctcctcttccttttcAGG TTCATTCCCGAGTCGGCCCGCTTCGACGTGTCGGCGGGGAAcatcgccgccgccgcggaCACACTGCGACGGATCGCCCGGATGAACAACGCCTCTCTGCCGCCGGGACGTTTGGCGGAGAGCATGGCG AAGAAAAGAGGGAGGTGGAAGGATCTGCTGACATCCACCTTCAGGACCACGTCCCTGCTTCTCTGGTACTCGTG GTTCGTGGCCTCCTTGGCCTACTACGGCTCTGTCCTGAGCAGCTCGGAACTTCTGGAGAAGAACTTGTTGTGCGTGACGGACGGAGAGCACGCGCACGAGGTCAAGCGGCCTCCGGAGGACGGACGCTGTTACTGCATCCCCTTCGCCCAGGGCGACTACCACACGCTCCTCATCAGCTGTTTGGGGGAGGTTTCAC TGATTCCCGTCAACATCTTGCTCTTGAACGTGTTGGGTCGGCGGAGGAGTTTGTTACTCTTGCAGCTGACGTCGGCCATATTCTTCCTGCTGCCCAGCATCTGCACCAACTC GTCGGGCTTCACGCTGCTCTTTTTCCTGCTGCGCTCGGTGGTCTCCATGAACTTCACGGTGGTCTACATCTACACCGCCGAG GTTTATCCCACCGTATCGCGTTCGCTGGGGATGGGCACCTGCACTTCGGTCAGTCGTCTGGGAGGAATGATCGCTCCCTTCATTGCGCAG aagcagtggacacagggatggtcactgtcaaacccactaatgtgtacagccgccccatgctctc GCTTGCGCTCTTTGCGCGGTGGCGAGCTTCCTGTTGCCCATTGA
- the svopl gene encoding putative transporter SVOPL isoform X5: MTEGAKIERVSAIYLQEVELTHRRNERTGNSAEPTFTVEEAVEHVGFGRFHLLLFVILGSANIVEAMEIMLLAVISPEIRCEWHLEDWQVALVSTMVFLGFMACGVLSGYVADQHGRRKVLVGGFVWSAYFSILTSFAPSYPWFIFLRSLVGCGVAAGSQGYVLKTEFIPSKYRAILLPVAAIFWMLGSVLIIFLGMLVVPTLGWRWMIRLSVVPSIFLLFLFRFIPESARFDVSAGNIAAAADTLRRIARMNNASLPPGRLAESMAVGGSSFFYSDGVFKQTTFSEEKREVEGSADIHLQDHVPASLVLVVRGLLGLLRLCPEQLGTSGEELVVRDGRRARARGQAASGGRTLLLHPLRPGRLPHAPHQLFGGGFTDSRQHLALERVGSAEEFVTLAADVGHILPAAQHLHQLVGLHAALFPAALGGLHELHGGLHLHRRGLSHRIAFAGDGHLHFGQSSGRNDRSLHCAEAVDTGMVTVKPTNVYSRPMLSLALFARWRASCCPLKPKGELSCKFLDDPSRENGSVVGQ, from the exons ATGACCGAAGGCGCGAAGATCGAGCGGGTAAGCGCCATCTACTTACAGGAGGTGGAACTGACACATCGGCGAAATGAGCGAACGGGCAACAGCGCGG AACCGACGTTCACGGTGGAGGAAGCGGTGGAGCACGTGGGATTCGGGAGATTCCACCTCCTGCTCTTTGTCATCTTGGGAAGCGCCAAC ATCGTGGAGGCCATGGAGATCATGCTGTTGGCCGTCATTTCTCCCGAGATTCGTTGCGAGTGGCACCTGGAAGACTGGCAGGTGGCGCTGGTGTCTACT ATGGTGTTTCTCGGCTTCATGGCGTGCGGCGTGCTCAGCGGCTACGTGGCCGACCAACACGGCCGCCGGAAG GTTCTTGTCGGAGGTTTCGTGTGGAGCGCCTACTTCTCCATCCTCACCTCCTTTGCACCGTCCTACCCTTGGTTTATCTTCCTGCGGAGCTTGGTGGGCTGCGGCGTGGCGGCGGGCTCGCAGGG TTACGTTCTGAAGACTGAATTCATCCCGTCCAAGTACCGGGCCATCCTGCTGCCTGTGGCCGCC ATCTTCTGGATGTTGGGATCCGTGCTGATCATCTTCCTGGGAATGCTGGTAGTCCCCACGCTGGGATGGAGGTGGATGATCCGCCTGTCGGTGGTCCCGAgcatcttcctcctcttccttttcAGG TTCATTCCCGAGTCGGCCCGCTTCGACGTGTCGGCGGGGAAcatcgccgccgccgcggaCACACTGCGACGGATCGCCCGGATGAACAACGCCTCTCTGCCGCCGGGACGTTTGGCGGAGAGCATGGCGGTGGGTGGGAGTTCCTTTTTTTATAGCGATGGAGTCTTCAAGCAAACGACTTTTTCAGAAGAAAAGAGGGAGGTGGAAGGATCTGCTGACATCCACCTTCAGGACCACGTCCCTGCTTCTCTGGTACTCGTG GTTCGTGGCCTCCTTGGCCTACTACGGCTCTGTCCTGAGCAGCTCGGAACTTCTGGAGAAGAACTTGTTGTGCGTGACGGACGGAGAGCACGCGCACGAGGTCAAGCGGCCTCCGGAGGACGGACGCTGTTACTGCATCCCCTTCGCCCAGGGCGACTACCACACGCTCCTCATCAGCTGTTTGGGGGAGGTTTCAC TGATTCCCGTCAACATCTTGCTCTTGAACGTGTTGGGTCGGCGGAGGAGTTTGTTACTCTTGCAGCTGACGTCGGCCATATTCTTCCTGCTGCCCAGCATCTGCACCAACTC GTCGGGCTTCACGCTGCTCTTTTTCCTGCTGCGCTCGGTGGTCTCCATGAACTTCACGGTGGTCTACATCTACACCGCCGAG GTTTATCCCACCGTATCGCGTTCGCTGGGGATGGGCACCTGCACTTCGGTCAGTCGTCTGGGAGGAATGATCGCTCCCTTCATTGCGCAG aagcagtggacacagggatggtcactgtcaaacccactaatgtgtacagccgccccatgctctc GCTTGCGCTCTTTGCGCGGTGGCGAGCTTCCTGTTGCCCATTGAAACCAAAGGGCGAGCTCTCTTG CAAATTTCTTGACGATCCATCGCGGGAAAACGGCTCAGTGGTTGGACAGTAA
- the svopl gene encoding putative transporter SVOPL isoform X7, whose amino-acid sequence MTEGAKIERVSAIYLQEVELTHRRNERTGNSAEPTFTVEEAVEHVGFGRFHLLLFVILGSANIVEAMEIMLLAVISPEIRCEWHLEDWQVALVSTMVFLGFMACGVLSGYVADQHGRRKVLVGGFVWSAYFSILTSFAPSYPWFIFLRSLVGCGVAAGSQGYVLKTEFIPSKYRAILLPVAAIFWMLGSVLIIFLGMLGQTPRRGPPPRLGLTLASASVHSRVGPLRRVGGEHRRRRGHTATDRPDEQRLSAAGTFGGEHGEEKREVEGSADIHLQDHVPASLVLVVRGLLGLLRLCPEQLGTSGEELVVRDGRRARARGQAASGGRTLLLHPLRPGRLPHAPHQLFGGGFTDSRQHLALERVGSAEEFVTLAADVGHILPAAQHLHQLVGLHAALFPAALGGLHELHGGLHLHRRGLSHRIAFAGDGHLHFGQSSGRNDRSLHCAEAVDTGMVTVKPTNVYSRPMLSLALFARWRASCCPLKPKGELSCKFLDDPSRENGSVVGQ is encoded by the exons ATGACCGAAGGCGCGAAGATCGAGCGGGTAAGCGCCATCTACTTACAGGAGGTGGAACTGACACATCGGCGAAATGAGCGAACGGGCAACAGCGCGG AACCGACGTTCACGGTGGAGGAAGCGGTGGAGCACGTGGGATTCGGGAGATTCCACCTCCTGCTCTTTGTCATCTTGGGAAGCGCCAAC ATCGTGGAGGCCATGGAGATCATGCTGTTGGCCGTCATTTCTCCCGAGATTCGTTGCGAGTGGCACCTGGAAGACTGGCAGGTGGCGCTGGTGTCTACT ATGGTGTTTCTCGGCTTCATGGCGTGCGGCGTGCTCAGCGGCTACGTGGCCGACCAACACGGCCGCCGGAAG GTTCTTGTCGGAGGTTTCGTGTGGAGCGCCTACTTCTCCATCCTCACCTCCTTTGCACCGTCCTACCCTTGGTTTATCTTCCTGCGGAGCTTGGTGGGCTGCGGCGTGGCGGCGGGCTCGCAGGG TTACGTTCTGAAGACTGAATTCATCCCGTCCAAGTACCGGGCCATCCTGCTGCCTGTGGCCGCC ATCTTCTGGATGTTGGGATCCGTGCTGATCATCTTCCTGGGAATGCTG GGTCAGACCCCACGTCGAGGACCGCCGCCTCGCCTCGGGCTGACCTTGGCTTCCGCTTCAGTTCATTCCCGAGTCGGCCCGCTTCGACGTGTCGGCGGGGAAcatcgccgccgccgcggaCACACTGCGACGGATCGCCCGGATGAACAACGCCTCTCTGCCGCCGGGACGTTTGGCGGAGAGCATGGCG AAGAAAAGAGGGAGGTGGAAGGATCTGCTGACATCCACCTTCAGGACCACGTCCCTGCTTCTCTGGTACTCGTG GTTCGTGGCCTCCTTGGCCTACTACGGCTCTGTCCTGAGCAGCTCGGAACTTCTGGAGAAGAACTTGTTGTGCGTGACGGACGGAGAGCACGCGCACGAGGTCAAGCGGCCTCCGGAGGACGGACGCTGTTACTGCATCCCCTTCGCCCAGGGCGACTACCACACGCTCCTCATCAGCTGTTTGGGGGAGGTTTCAC TGATTCCCGTCAACATCTTGCTCTTGAACGTGTTGGGTCGGCGGAGGAGTTTGTTACTCTTGCAGCTGACGTCGGCCATATTCTTCCTGCTGCCCAGCATCTGCACCAACTC GTCGGGCTTCACGCTGCTCTTTTTCCTGCTGCGCTCGGTGGTCTCCATGAACTTCACGGTGGTCTACATCTACACCGCCGAG GTTTATCCCACCGTATCGCGTTCGCTGGGGATGGGCACCTGCACTTCGGTCAGTCGTCTGGGAGGAATGATCGCTCCCTTCATTGCGCAG aagcagtggacacagggatggtcactgtcaaacccactaatgtgtacagccgccccatgctctc GCTTGCGCTCTTTGCGCGGTGGCGAGCTTCCTGTTGCCCATTGAAACCAAAGGGCGAGCTCTCTTG CAAATTTCTTGACGATCCATCGCGGGAAAACGGCTCAGTGGTTGGACAGTAA
- the svopl gene encoding putative transporter SVOPL isoform X9 yields MTEGAKIERVSAIYLQEVELTHRRNERTGNSAEPTFTVEEAVEHVGFGRFHLLLFVILGSANIVEAMEIMLLAVISPEIRCEWHLEDWQVALVSTMVFLGFMACGVLSGYVADQHGRRKVLVGGFVWSAYFSILTSFAPSYPWFIFLRSLVGCGVAAGSQGYVLKTEFIPSKYRAILLPVAAIFWMLGSVLIIFLGMLVVPTLGWRWMIRLSVVPSIFLLFLFRFIPESARFDVSAGNIAAAADTLRRIARMNNASLPPGRLAESMAKKRGRWKDLLTSTFRTTSLLLWYSWFVASLAYYGSVLSSSELLEKNLLCVTDGEHAHEVKRPPEDGRCYCIPFAQGDYHTLLISCLGEVSLIPVNILLLNVLGRRRSLLLLQLTSAIFFLLPSICTNSSGFTLLFFLLRSVVSMNFTVVYIYTAEVYPTVSRSLGMGTCTSVSRLGGMIAPFIAQVLMSHSVILALSPFSVACALCAVASFLLPIETKGRALLQIS; encoded by the exons ATGACCGAAGGCGCGAAGATCGAGCGGGTAAGCGCCATCTACTTACAGGAGGTGGAACTGACACATCGGCGAAATGAGCGAACGGGCAACAGCGCGG AACCGACGTTCACGGTGGAGGAAGCGGTGGAGCACGTGGGATTCGGGAGATTCCACCTCCTGCTCTTTGTCATCTTGGGAAGCGCCAAC ATCGTGGAGGCCATGGAGATCATGCTGTTGGCCGTCATTTCTCCCGAGATTCGTTGCGAGTGGCACCTGGAAGACTGGCAGGTGGCGCTGGTGTCTACT ATGGTGTTTCTCGGCTTCATGGCGTGCGGCGTGCTCAGCGGCTACGTGGCCGACCAACACGGCCGCCGGAAG GTTCTTGTCGGAGGTTTCGTGTGGAGCGCCTACTTCTCCATCCTCACCTCCTTTGCACCGTCCTACCCTTGGTTTATCTTCCTGCGGAGCTTGGTGGGCTGCGGCGTGGCGGCGGGCTCGCAGGG TTACGTTCTGAAGACTGAATTCATCCCGTCCAAGTACCGGGCCATCCTGCTGCCTGTGGCCGCC ATCTTCTGGATGTTGGGATCCGTGCTGATCATCTTCCTGGGAATGCTGGTAGTCCCCACGCTGGGATGGAGGTGGATGATCCGCCTGTCGGTGGTCCCGAgcatcttcctcctcttccttttcAGG TTCATTCCCGAGTCGGCCCGCTTCGACGTGTCGGCGGGGAAcatcgccgccgccgcggaCACACTGCGACGGATCGCCCGGATGAACAACGCCTCTCTGCCGCCGGGACGTTTGGCGGAGAGCATGGCG AAGAAAAGAGGGAGGTGGAAGGATCTGCTGACATCCACCTTCAGGACCACGTCCCTGCTTCTCTGGTACTCGTG GTTCGTGGCCTCCTTGGCCTACTACGGCTCTGTCCTGAGCAGCTCGGAACTTCTGGAGAAGAACTTGTTGTGCGTGACGGACGGAGAGCACGCGCACGAGGTCAAGCGGCCTCCGGAGGACGGACGCTGTTACTGCATCCCCTTCGCCCAGGGCGACTACCACACGCTCCTCATCAGCTGTTTGGGGGAGGTTTCAC TGATTCCCGTCAACATCTTGCTCTTGAACGTGTTGGGTCGGCGGAGGAGTTTGTTACTCTTGCAGCTGACGTCGGCCATATTCTTCCTGCTGCCCAGCATCTGCACCAACTC GTCGGGCTTCACGCTGCTCTTTTTCCTGCTGCGCTCGGTGGTCTCCATGAACTTCACGGTGGTCTACATCTACACCGCCGAG GTTTATCCCACCGTATCGCGTTCGCTGGGGATGGGCACCTGCACTTCGGTCAGTCGTCTGGGAGGAATGATCGCTCCCTTCATTGCGCAG GTGCTCATGTCTCATTCGGTGATTCTGGCACTAAGTCCCTTTAGCGTGGCTTGCGCTCTTTGCGCGGTGGCGAGCTTCCTGTTGCCCATTGAAACCAAAGGGCGAGCTCTCTTG CAAATTTCTTGA
- the svopl gene encoding putative transporter SVOPL isoform X10, producing MTEGAKIERVSAIYLQEVELTHRRNERTGNSAEPTFTVEEAVEHVGFGRFHLLLFVILGSANIVEAMEIMLLAVISPEIRCEWHLEDWQVALVSTMVFLGFMACGVLSGYVADQHGRRKVLVGGFVWSAYFSILTSFAPSYPWFIFLRSLVGCGVAAGSQGYVLKTEFIPSKYRAILLPVAAGQTPRRGPPPRLGLTLASASVHSRVGPLRRVGGEHRRRRGHTATDRPDEQRLSAAGTFGGEHGEEKREVEGSADIHLQDHVPASLVLVVRGLLGLLRLCPEQLGTSGEELVVRDGRRARARGQAASGGRTLLLHPLRPGRLPHAPHQLFGGGFTDSRQHLALERVGSAEEFVTLAADVGHILPAAQHLHQLVGLHAALFPAALGGLHELHGGLHLHRRGLSHRIAFAGDGHLHFGQSSGRNDRSLHCAEAVDTGMVTVKPTNVYSRPMLSLALFARWRASCCPLKPKGELSCKFLDDPSRENGSVVGQ from the exons ATGACCGAAGGCGCGAAGATCGAGCGGGTAAGCGCCATCTACTTACAGGAGGTGGAACTGACACATCGGCGAAATGAGCGAACGGGCAACAGCGCGG AACCGACGTTCACGGTGGAGGAAGCGGTGGAGCACGTGGGATTCGGGAGATTCCACCTCCTGCTCTTTGTCATCTTGGGAAGCGCCAAC ATCGTGGAGGCCATGGAGATCATGCTGTTGGCCGTCATTTCTCCCGAGATTCGTTGCGAGTGGCACCTGGAAGACTGGCAGGTGGCGCTGGTGTCTACT ATGGTGTTTCTCGGCTTCATGGCGTGCGGCGTGCTCAGCGGCTACGTGGCCGACCAACACGGCCGCCGGAAG GTTCTTGTCGGAGGTTTCGTGTGGAGCGCCTACTTCTCCATCCTCACCTCCTTTGCACCGTCCTACCCTTGGTTTATCTTCCTGCGGAGCTTGGTGGGCTGCGGCGTGGCGGCGGGCTCGCAGGG TTACGTTCTGAAGACTGAATTCATCCCGTCCAAGTACCGGGCCATCCTGCTGCCTGTGGCCGCC GGTCAGACCCCACGTCGAGGACCGCCGCCTCGCCTCGGGCTGACCTTGGCTTCCGCTTCAGTTCATTCCCGAGTCGGCCCGCTTCGACGTGTCGGCGGGGAAcatcgccgccgccgcggaCACACTGCGACGGATCGCCCGGATGAACAACGCCTCTCTGCCGCCGGGACGTTTGGCGGAGAGCATGGCG AAGAAAAGAGGGAGGTGGAAGGATCTGCTGACATCCACCTTCAGGACCACGTCCCTGCTTCTCTGGTACTCGTG GTTCGTGGCCTCCTTGGCCTACTACGGCTCTGTCCTGAGCAGCTCGGAACTTCTGGAGAAGAACTTGTTGTGCGTGACGGACGGAGAGCACGCGCACGAGGTCAAGCGGCCTCCGGAGGACGGACGCTGTTACTGCATCCCCTTCGCCCAGGGCGACTACCACACGCTCCTCATCAGCTGTTTGGGGGAGGTTTCAC TGATTCCCGTCAACATCTTGCTCTTGAACGTGTTGGGTCGGCGGAGGAGTTTGTTACTCTTGCAGCTGACGTCGGCCATATTCTTCCTGCTGCCCAGCATCTGCACCAACTC GTCGGGCTTCACGCTGCTCTTTTTCCTGCTGCGCTCGGTGGTCTCCATGAACTTCACGGTGGTCTACATCTACACCGCCGAG GTTTATCCCACCGTATCGCGTTCGCTGGGGATGGGCACCTGCACTTCGGTCAGTCGTCTGGGAGGAATGATCGCTCCCTTCATTGCGCAG aagcagtggacacagggatggtcactgtcaaacccactaatgtgtacagccgccccatgctctc GCTTGCGCTCTTTGCGCGGTGGCGAGCTTCCTGTTGCCCATTGAAACCAAAGGGCGAGCTCTCTTG CAAATTTCTTGACGATCCATCGCGGGAAAACGGCTCAGTGGTTGGACAGTAA
- the svopl gene encoding putative transporter SVOPL isoform X6 — MTEGAKIERVSAIYLQEVELTHRRNERTGNSAEPTFTVEEAVEHVGFGRFHLLLFVILGSANIVEAMEIMLLAVISPEIRCEWHLEDWQVALVSTMVFLGFMACGVLSGYVADQHGRRKVLVGGFVWSAYFSILTSFAPSYPWFIFLRSLVGCGVAAGSQGYVLKTEFIPSKYRAILLPVAAIFWMLGSVLIIFLGMLVVPTLGWRWMIRLSVVPSIFLLFLFRFIPESARFDVSAGNIAAAADTLRRIARMNNASLPPGRLAESMAVGGSSFFYSDGVFKQTTFSEEKREVEGSADIHLQDHVPASLVRGLLGLLRLCPEQLGTSGEELVVRDGRRARARGQAASGGRTLLLHPLRPGRLPHAPHQLFGGGFTDSRQHLALERVGSAEEFVTLAADVGHILPAAQHLHQLVGLHAALFPAALGGLHELHGGLHLHRRGLSHRIAFAGDGHLHFGQSSGRNDRSLHCAEAVDTGMVTVKPTNVYSRPMLSLALFARWRASCCPLKPKGELSCKFLDDPSRENGSVVGQ; from the exons ATGACCGAAGGCGCGAAGATCGAGCGGGTAAGCGCCATCTACTTACAGGAGGTGGAACTGACACATCGGCGAAATGAGCGAACGGGCAACAGCGCGG AACCGACGTTCACGGTGGAGGAAGCGGTGGAGCACGTGGGATTCGGGAGATTCCACCTCCTGCTCTTTGTCATCTTGGGAAGCGCCAAC ATCGTGGAGGCCATGGAGATCATGCTGTTGGCCGTCATTTCTCCCGAGATTCGTTGCGAGTGGCACCTGGAAGACTGGCAGGTGGCGCTGGTGTCTACT ATGGTGTTTCTCGGCTTCATGGCGTGCGGCGTGCTCAGCGGCTACGTGGCCGACCAACACGGCCGCCGGAAG GTTCTTGTCGGAGGTTTCGTGTGGAGCGCCTACTTCTCCATCCTCACCTCCTTTGCACCGTCCTACCCTTGGTTTATCTTCCTGCGGAGCTTGGTGGGCTGCGGCGTGGCGGCGGGCTCGCAGGG TTACGTTCTGAAGACTGAATTCATCCCGTCCAAGTACCGGGCCATCCTGCTGCCTGTGGCCGCC ATCTTCTGGATGTTGGGATCCGTGCTGATCATCTTCCTGGGAATGCTGGTAGTCCCCACGCTGGGATGGAGGTGGATGATCCGCCTGTCGGTGGTCCCGAgcatcttcctcctcttccttttcAGG TTCATTCCCGAGTCGGCCCGCTTCGACGTGTCGGCGGGGAAcatcgccgccgccgcggaCACACTGCGACGGATCGCCCGGATGAACAACGCCTCTCTGCCGCCGGGACGTTTGGCGGAGAGCATGGCGGTGGGTGGGAGTTCCTTTTTTTATAGCGATGGAGTCTTCAAGCAAACGACTTTTTCAGAAGAAAAGAGGGAGGTGGAAGGATCTGCTGACATCCACCTTCAGGACCACGTCCCTGCTTCTCTG GTTCGTGGCCTCCTTGGCCTACTACGGCTCTGTCCTGAGCAGCTCGGAACTTCTGGAGAAGAACTTGTTGTGCGTGACGGACGGAGAGCACGCGCACGAGGTCAAGCGGCCTCCGGAGGACGGACGCTGTTACTGCATCCCCTTCGCCCAGGGCGACTACCACACGCTCCTCATCAGCTGTTTGGGGGAGGTTTCAC TGATTCCCGTCAACATCTTGCTCTTGAACGTGTTGGGTCGGCGGAGGAGTTTGTTACTCTTGCAGCTGACGTCGGCCATATTCTTCCTGCTGCCCAGCATCTGCACCAACTC GTCGGGCTTCACGCTGCTCTTTTTCCTGCTGCGCTCGGTGGTCTCCATGAACTTCACGGTGGTCTACATCTACACCGCCGAG GTTTATCCCACCGTATCGCGTTCGCTGGGGATGGGCACCTGCACTTCGGTCAGTCGTCTGGGAGGAATGATCGCTCCCTTCATTGCGCAG aagcagtggacacagggatggtcactgtcaaacccactaatgtgtacagccgccccatgctctc GCTTGCGCTCTTTGCGCGGTGGCGAGCTTCCTGTTGCCCATTGAAACCAAAGGGCGAGCTCTCTTG CAAATTTCTTGACGATCCATCGCGGGAAAACGGCTCAGTGGTTGGACAGTAA
- the svopl gene encoding putative transporter SVOPL isoform X13, translating to MTEGAKIERVSAIYLQEVELTHRRNERTGNSAEPTFTVEEAVEHVGFGRFHLLLFVILGSANIVEAMEIMLLAVISPEIRCEWHLEDWQVALVSTMVFLGFMACGVLSGYVADQHGRRKVLVGGFVWSAYFSILTSFAPSYPWFIFLRSLVGCGVAAGSQGYVLKTEFIPSKYRAILLPVAAIFWMLGSVLIIFLGMLVVPTLGWRWMIRLSVVPSIFLLFLFRFIPESARFDVSAGNIAAAADTLRRIARMNNASLPPGRLAESMAKKRGRWKDLLTSTFRTTSLLLWYSWFVASLAYYGSVLSSSELLEKNLLCVTDGEHAHEVKRPPEDGRCYCIPFAQGDYHTLLISCLGEVSLIPVNILLLNVLGRRRSLLLLQLTSAIFFLLPSICTNSSGFTLLFFLLRSVVSMNFTVVYIYTAEVYPTVSRSLGMGTCTSVSRLGGMIAPFIAQWTQGWSLSNPLMCTAAPCSRLRSLRGGELPVAH from the exons ATGACCGAAGGCGCGAAGATCGAGCGGGTAAGCGCCATCTACTTACAGGAGGTGGAACTGACACATCGGCGAAATGAGCGAACGGGCAACAGCGCGG AACCGACGTTCACGGTGGAGGAAGCGGTGGAGCACGTGGGATTCGGGAGATTCCACCTCCTGCTCTTTGTCATCTTGGGAAGCGCCAAC ATCGTGGAGGCCATGGAGATCATGCTGTTGGCCGTCATTTCTCCCGAGATTCGTTGCGAGTGGCACCTGGAAGACTGGCAGGTGGCGCTGGTGTCTACT ATGGTGTTTCTCGGCTTCATGGCGTGCGGCGTGCTCAGCGGCTACGTGGCCGACCAACACGGCCGCCGGAAG GTTCTTGTCGGAGGTTTCGTGTGGAGCGCCTACTTCTCCATCCTCACCTCCTTTGCACCGTCCTACCCTTGGTTTATCTTCCTGCGGAGCTTGGTGGGCTGCGGCGTGGCGGCGGGCTCGCAGGG TTACGTTCTGAAGACTGAATTCATCCCGTCCAAGTACCGGGCCATCCTGCTGCCTGTGGCCGCC ATCTTCTGGATGTTGGGATCCGTGCTGATCATCTTCCTGGGAATGCTGGTAGTCCCCACGCTGGGATGGAGGTGGATGATCCGCCTGTCGGTGGTCCCGAgcatcttcctcctcttccttttcAGG TTCATTCCCGAGTCGGCCCGCTTCGACGTGTCGGCGGGGAAcatcgccgccgccgcggaCACACTGCGACGGATCGCCCGGATGAACAACGCCTCTCTGCCGCCGGGACGTTTGGCGGAGAGCATGGCG AAGAAAAGAGGGAGGTGGAAGGATCTGCTGACATCCACCTTCAGGACCACGTCCCTGCTTCTCTGGTACTCGTG GTTCGTGGCCTCCTTGGCCTACTACGGCTCTGTCCTGAGCAGCTCGGAACTTCTGGAGAAGAACTTGTTGTGCGTGACGGACGGAGAGCACGCGCACGAGGTCAAGCGGCCTCCGGAGGACGGACGCTGTTACTGCATCCCCTTCGCCCAGGGCGACTACCACACGCTCCTCATCAGCTGTTTGGGGGAGGTTTCAC TGATTCCCGTCAACATCTTGCTCTTGAACGTGTTGGGTCGGCGGAGGAGTTTGTTACTCTTGCAGCTGACGTCGGCCATATTCTTCCTGCTGCCCAGCATCTGCACCAACTC GTCGGGCTTCACGCTGCTCTTTTTCCTGCTGCGCTCGGTGGTCTCCATGAACTTCACGGTGGTCTACATCTACACCGCCGAG GTTTATCCCACCGTATCGCGTTCGCTGGGGATGGGCACCTGCACTTCGGTCAGTCGTCTGGGAGGAATGATCGCTCCCTTCATTGCGCAG tggacacagggatggtcactgtcaaacccactaatgtgtacagccgccccatgctctc GCTTGCGCTCTTTGCGCGGTGGCGAGCTTCCTGTTGCCCATTGA